In Wolinella succinogenes DSM 1740, a single genomic region encodes these proteins:
- a CDS encoding 4Fe-4S binding protein: MSDFLLMDPPQIPDLHAPEINWYLKNSLDSKEEKLKTLSLLYEARAIKFDHALHQDYEESVSPSLLIIGESQSAKEFASKALESSFEVEILPYESIESIEGKLGAFVANLTDGSSREFAQGVLFREDEFASKYMGIEKVSDFEDAKELLEKLQSRLGIYRYKTTITYNPEICQYHHRREKSCSKCATLCPTFGVVNDDSKMELLFSQLDCVGCGGCISACPTGAIDYAPYPKEALYEIARLYNETTILMIPEPFLKDLEEVTLPKGITPLIIDREKFPSEMHLLTLLQESGSSLLFYSPIISRPTKEANEMLNQIYLKAYGEPALYLAQDIPTLLEALPKAHKIEKSLYRYTPKPNELRRKTFGERLRYIIKEQELGQVPSGDFIRYGEIKVDQEKCTLCLSCVGACNVNALTANSNEFTLDFNASLCTTCGYCLPSCPENAITLELSGITLAPSWFESKVMARDEMFKCIECGKPFATKKSVEKIKNLMSPLFVGNAFKLKTLECCPDCKVKVMVGFSSEADSKRETILEEVE; the protein is encoded by the coding sequence ATGTCTGACTTTTTATTGATGGATCCTCCCCAGATCCCAGATCTCCACGCCCCCGAAATCAACTGGTATCTCAAGAACTCTCTTGATTCCAAAGAGGAGAAGCTAAAGACTCTCTCCCTCCTTTATGAGGCAAGAGCCATCAAATTTGATCATGCCCTCCACCAAGACTATGAAGAGAGTGTCTCTCCCTCTCTTCTTATCATTGGAGAGAGTCAAAGCGCCAAAGAGTTTGCCTCTAAAGCTTTAGAATCCTCCTTTGAGGTGGAGATTCTCCCCTATGAGAGTATTGAGAGTATTGAGGGGAAACTAGGAGCCTTTGTAGCCAACCTCACGGATGGAAGCTCTAGAGAGTTTGCCCAAGGAGTCCTCTTTAGGGAGGATGAGTTTGCCTCTAAGTATATGGGGATTGAGAAAGTCTCTGACTTTGAAGATGCCAAAGAGCTTTTAGAGAAACTCCAAAGTCGTCTAGGAATCTATCGCTACAAGACCACCATCACCTATAATCCTGAGATCTGCCAATATCATCATCGCCGAGAGAAGTCCTGTAGTAAGTGCGCCACCCTCTGTCCTACCTTTGGGGTGGTGAATGATGATTCCAAGATGGAGCTCCTCTTCTCCCAACTAGATTGTGTTGGCTGTGGAGGCTGTATCTCCGCCTGTCCCACGGGAGCCATCGATTACGCTCCCTATCCCAAGGAGGCTCTCTATGAGATTGCCCGACTCTACAATGAGACGACGATCTTAATGATCCCTGAGCCCTTCCTCAAAGATCTAGAGGAGGTCACTCTCCCTAAAGGAATCACTCCTTTGATTATTGATCGAGAGAAGTTCCCCTCTGAGATGCATCTTCTCACTCTATTGCAAGAGAGCGGAAGCTCACTTCTCTTCTACTCCCCCATCATCTCTCGCCCCACCAAAGAGGCTAACGAGATGCTCAATCAAATCTATCTCAAGGCCTATGGTGAGCCAGCCCTCTATCTTGCTCAAGATATTCCCACTCTCCTAGAGGCACTCCCTAAGGCTCACAAGATAGAGAAGAGCCTCTATCGCTACACGCCTAAGCCCAACGAGTTAAGACGCAAGACCTTTGGAGAGAGGCTTCGCTATATCATCAAGGAGCAAGAGTTAGGTCAAGTCCCTAGTGGAGATTTCATCCGCTATGGAGAGATTAAAGTGGATCAAGAGAAGTGCACCCTCTGCCTCTCTTGCGTGGGAGCTTGCAATGTCAATGCCCTCACCGCCAACTCCAATGAGTTCACCCTAGATTTTAACGCCTCTTTGTGCACCACCTGTGGCTACTGTCTTCCTAGCTGTCCTGAGAATGCCATCACACTAGAGCTAAGCGGCATCACTTTGGCTCCCTCTTGGTTTGAGTCCAAGGTGATGGCTAGAGATGAGATGTTTAAATGCATTGAGTGTGGCAAGCCCTTTGCCACCAAGAAATCGGTGGAGAAGATCAAGAATCTCATGTCACCCCTCTTTGTGGGTAACGCCTTCAAGTTAAAGACGCTGGAGTGCTGTCCTGATTGCAAGGTGAAGGTGATGGTAGGCTTTAGCAGTGAAGCCGATTCCAAGAGAGAGACTATTTTAGAGGAGGTGGAGTGA
- a CDS encoding molecular chaperone: MDVRSFDSGRILLYDFFSGLFLHDLLVGRKELLEKQLEILLQSPLEEGLEIPLGQMLSMVQKEGMEPIVAEYTELFVLPFTHRRIHLLLSHYKEGYVGGQALLDIRQRLRDFPIRMNEELCKESEEHFGFLLVLMRFLIENHGQVPLNSEVKVFKEFIAPYGESITQELISHPQARFYASAGKVLASFLGFERNLLK; this comes from the coding sequence ATGGACGTTCGATCCTTTGATTCGGGACGAATCTTACTGTATGACTTTTTTTCGGGATTATTCTTGCATGATCTGCTAGTTGGGCGCAAGGAGCTTTTAGAGAAGCAACTAGAGATTCTTCTTCAAAGTCCCCTTGAAGAGGGGTTAGAGATTCCTCTTGGGCAGATGCTCTCTATGGTTCAAAAAGAGGGTATGGAGCCTATTGTTGCGGAGTACACCGAGCTCTTTGTGCTCCCCTTTACTCATCGGAGAATTCATCTTCTGCTCTCTCACTATAAAGAGGGATATGTAGGGGGACAGGCCTTACTGGATATTCGCCAGCGCCTCCGAGATTTCCCTATTCGAATGAATGAGGAGCTCTGCAAAGAGAGTGAGGAGCACTTTGGATTCTTGCTGGTTCTCATGAGATTCTTGATAGAGAATCATGGGCAAGTGCCACTTAATAGTGAAGTCAAAGTCTTTAAAGAGTTTATCGCCCCCTATGGAGAGAGCATCACCCAAGAGCTCATCAGCCATCCTCAAGCGAGATTCTACGCTAGTGCTGGCAAGGTATTGGCTAGCTTCTTGGGCTTTGAGCGGAACCTTTTAAAATAA